A window of Deltaproteobacteria bacterium genomic DNA:
GCATGAGCGGGGCCACTGTTGGTGGAATTTTACATTCACCAAAGTGACAAATGACGCTCTACCAAAAAGACCGTGCCTGGCCCAAAGTGAACCCGCCGGAGCAGGGAGAGATGCGACTTTTTTTTCTGCTCAACACACGATGACACACCGTGGCAACTTGGATCATTCGCCGCAGTAAAGCGCTCGAGCCGACGGCTGTCCCACTTGCATGTGCAGCCACCCATTGCAGACTCGTGGCTGCGCGGGTCCCAGGGCGTTTAAGCTCTTTTTGGAGGACAGGTTTTTGCTCAGTTATTGTCACTCCCAGCTACCCAAAGGTGCGCTCGCTCGCTAGACTGGTGATAAATCACATGCGGAGTTTATATATGCGACTGACGGCTCATCTTTGGTCGACGGCAGGCCCGAAGGCACACCCCCTTTCAAAAACACCCTTTGAGAGGCCTAAAACGGGCCTTCCTTCGCGGGATCGAAGCAAGGGGTACTAGGGGCGAAGCCACTAGCTGGTCGAGCGTAGCGACGACCAGAGACCTGACGCCTTTGGCGTCGCGTCTGGGGGGCGCGGCATGCCGCGCCCATGCTTGCCCTCGCCTTCGAGAGGGGGTTGGAAACATAGTAAGCGCCGCTTTAAACCTATGAGGCCCCGCCGCAGGTGATCATGGGGGCTCTCGCCTAGTCTCCCCGACAGAGAGGGGCGGCTTTCTAGAAAACCCGCCCCGGAACAACTATGAGCTGAGCGCAGCCAAACAGTGGCAGCCGCATGGCACCTCCATATGAAACCGGCCCGACGGGAACTGCGGCAAGTGCCGCGCCTCTCGTGTGTCGTCGAAGCCTGCGTCACATTACCGGGCGGCAGCATGCTTGTGGCACACTGCCGTGAAAACTATATAACTGGGCGCCCCGCAACTATGTCGGGGGTCTTCTCGCTGCTTGCACACGGCGCGCAAAGAAAGTGTGACCGCCGCCCTTTTTAATAGTGGCGGCCGCGAGGCCGCTTTATTGGGCAAGCCGCGGCAAAGAAAGTTATCAGGAGTCACATAAACTACAAGTCTCGAGGCTTTTCTGTATTGGTTCCTAGTGTGGGCCGTTATGTGATTAAGGGTGAGCGAAATATTGGTCAGAGACTGTACGGTAATGTGTACGTGTCTGGCGCTTACTTTGTGCAGAGTTTTTTGTAGAGGCTGTGTTTTCGATTTAAAGCGAGTCTTGGGTGATTGTGTTTGGGTAGGAGAGCAAGCATGGGGCCAAGTCACTTGCCCCCCTGACATCGCCGCGCTGTGCTTGCTCGGTCCTGCCGCTCGCTGGCGCTGGCAGCTAGGGGCCTACTAGGCACCCTAATACCCCGATCACGTGCGCTCAGCGATTAAGACTCAGCGTTATAGGTTGGCGATAATCTCCGGCCCGATAGTCGGAACTTCACCGCTGGCTACGCTTGCGACCTGGCTTTTTGCTGGAAAGATCAAACGGCACCGTTTCGTCGAACTCTGCCGCCCAAATATCGGCGATATCTTCAATCTCTTCCATTGCGGCTTGGGTTGTTAATTTCTTGGAGCGAAGCCGGTTAACGATTAAGGCGACCGCCTGACAGCTCTCCACCGAGGTTTCGTAGAAATGAGATTTATTTGGCGTAGCAGCGGCCAGAGCATCCACACTTTTTTTGACGGAGATACTGACGTGCCCACGCTTGAGTTCATCTTTTAGTTTCGGTCTTCCCATTTTTAAGTCTCACTCACTTTAATATTTTATTAACCGCCGCCCGCCTTATACACATCACCGCGCGAGCCTATTTTGACCACGATGACCAAAAGCTCTTCATCCTCAATCTCGAAGATGACTCGGAAACTTCCGGCTGGAAATCTATAGCGACTATCGAACCCGGCCATCTTCTCAACCCACACGAGTTTGCGAGGGTCGTCCGCTAACTCATGTATCCTCTCGCTGATGTTGCGCTGGACCTTGGGAGGCAATTTATCGAGTACCTTTTGCGCGTCCTTTTTGATTTTGACTTGGTACACAAAGTCTCCGGGCCCCAGTTACTTATCGGCAAATCTCATATTTACTTTAGCCTAAAAAGGCGACAAAAACTACGCCGTTAAAAATCATTTGATTTCATATACTTGCCATATATTCGAGTTCGCTTCATTAGGCCGACCACCAGACAGCACCAGGACAACTTTTCTCCCAGTTTCCCAACCATTTGGCGCCTGCCGATACAGGAGTTAATACATGAGGGCCGCGCCCGACCGTAAGTGCCAGCTAAACGTCTTCGTCTGGTTTGCATATCGTAGCGCCATTATCAGCGAAGAAAACAGCAGCTCCATCCTCAAAAGTCGTGAGCTATCGCTGCTTCTTCGTATTTGTTCACCTAAAGCGCATTACTCGATAGCTAGGGTG
This region includes:
- a CDS encoding type II toxin-antitoxin system RelE/ParE family toxin; the protein is MGPGDFVYQVKIKKDAQKVLDKLPPKVQRNISERIHELADDPRKLVWVEKMAGFDSRYRFPAGSFRVIFEIEDEELLVIVVKIGSRGDVYKAGGG